The genomic DNA GTTGCAGTAAGCCGACCATTTCTTTAATTCGTAACGCATGGCCAATCGAGGTCTTTGATGCAACCTGCAACCAGTCAGAATACTTATTGGTTCAGTGCGATTGGGGACGGTGTGAAATTAAACGCTAAGTCATCGGTAAGTTTAACAAATAGCCTTACATATCGATGGACCGCAGTTGCCATTTTCGTATTTGCACTACTGGTGGCAACAGCGATTTGGTTTCAAAGAACTCATGTTGGATGGTTAATAGAATCGGTACCTGAGCCGATCACTTACTTGCATTCTTGGCAAACGGCTATTGATCGGAATGAAACCCTTCAACATCCCGCCGTCATTCACCACTTGCCAGATCATTGCTTATGCACTTTGTTAACAATTGGGCATGCTACAAACATTTCTCGAATGGCTGAGCAAAATGGATTTAGCATCGCGCAAGTGGGCACACATCATAAAGGTCTAGGGAAGTCTGTTGAATTGGTGATCCCAAAGCTATCTCCAACAATTGCCATTACCGATGCAAATGGTCAAATTAAATATCTAGGTGCCTACAGCGAAGGTGTCCGATGTACCAATGCAAACAGTATGGTCGATTCATTCTTGGAGGGCGTTTCGCACCTTCCAAGAGCGACAATAGTGGGCTTAGATGTAAAAGTTTGTCGTTGCCAGCTGAATCCTTAAGGCATATTGAAATATATTGACTACACTGAAGTACATGGATTGCTGTTGCAGTTGTATGGTTTTTTCACACGGAGTCTCACCATGTCAGATATGCTAAAAAACGTCGATAGCCGGACGAATTTAGTCGGCCAAAATAGGCTAGAGTTATTGATGTTTCGCTTAAATGGACGTCAAGTGTATGCAATCAACGTATTTAAAGTGCAAGAAGTGCTTACGCTACCTAAGTTAACGCTATTGCCGCAGCGTCATCCTGCTGTCATTGGTGTCGTATACTTAAGAGGTCGGTCAATCCCTGTGATTGATTTAAGTGCCGCGATTGGCTTAAGCCCTGTGCGTCATGGTGAAGAATCAACCATTATTGTTTCCGAATATAATTCGACCGTTCAGGCGTTTTTAGTTGGCGAAGTCGATAGAATTGTGAATATGAATTGGGATGAAATTCAGCCACCGCCTTCTGGTGCAGGAAAATACCATTACCTTACGGCCATTACACAACTCGATAAGGCCATTATCGAGATTATTGATGTAGAAAAAGTGCTTTCTGAAATATCACCGCTTAAAACAGAGCTGCCTGAGCATATTATGGGCGAAGACTTTGTCGCCAAGACGCAAGGGCGAGAGATCTTGATGGTTGATGATTCCTTAACGGCTCACGCACAAGCTCGGGCAACGTTTGAGAGCTTGGGCTTGAAAGTACATCAAGCGATGGACGGTATCGAAGGCTTAGACATTCTTAGAAAGCTTGACTCAGAAACGAATGGGCCGCTTCATGAAAGGTTGTTAATGGTCGTAACTGATGCTGAAATGCCTCGAATGGATGGCTATCGGCTGACTACCGAGATACGCTCAGATCCTAGCTTAAAAGACTTATATGTCATTTTGCATACATCTTTAAGCGGTGCATTCAATGAGGCGATGGTCGAAAAAGTAGGCTGTAATGCTTTTTTGTCTAAGTTTAAAGCTGAAGAGTTAGCCAACGCGGTTAAAAATCGAGTTAACGAATTAGACTAATTTAGGTAGTATGGCTGTCGTCGTTTACAAAAGGTAACAGTCATGGTCACAAGCGTAATAGATGAACTCTATATTTATCCTATTAAATCTTTACCTGGCCTGTCGGTAGATGAATTAAATTTTGGGTCGTTAGGCGTTGAAAACGACCGCGAGTTTGTTTTAGTCAATGCCCAAGGCCGATTTATTTCACAACGTTCTCACCCAGCTCTAGCGGCTTTTCATCTGTCCGATAACCACAGCACTTGGCAGGTGTCTTCATTAAATAAAAACTGTATTGAAATTCCGAAGCAATCTTACACAGATAAAGCCATGGCTATATCCGTATGGAAGGATCAAGCCACGGCTTATGAGGTTGATCCTTTGATTTCTCGTTGGTTTAGTGAGCTTTTAGATGAAACGGTTCACCTAGTGCGCTTTGATGAATTAAGCAGCCGCAAAGTTGAGAAGGGAGGCTTTCAGGGGCATTTTGCATTCGCTGATGGATTTCCTTTGCTGGTTTGTAACTCGAACTCTTTAAGCGAAATAAATCAAAACGCCCCTAGTGATTTGTCAATGCAACGTTTTCGCCCCAATATCGTGTTGGCGATGCCTGAAAATGAAGAATATAAGGCCCGTTCGATTTCTTTTGCAAAGGGTGGTGAACTGAAATTAGTTGAGCCTTGTGTACGGTGTAATATTCCTGCGATAAATCCAGAAACGACCGTCTTTGAAAAACCTATTCATGAGTATTTGAAGGCTGCAATTAATCGCGGGGGTAAGCCCGTGTTTGGTATGAATGCCATCATTCATCAACTGCGAACAATACGAAAAGGCGAACAATGCATCATTGAATAATGCGTGCTTTCAGTGAACCGAGTTATTGCAATGCGGCTATACCTGAATTTGGTTGAGTCCACTGATTCATTTGCCAGACATTTCCCGTATGCAGAGCATACACTTGGCTGTAAACCAAAACAGACTTCACATAATTCCGAGTTTCATCGAAAGGAATGGACTCTATCCAAATAGAAATATCCCCAGAATAACGTTTTTTCCAAGCAATCACTCGGCTTGGTCCGGCATTGTATGCCGCGGTGGCGTAAACAGGGTGGTCAAAGCGAGAAAGCAACTCTCTTAAATAGTGGCTTCCCAATGCGATGTTGGTTAACGGGTCGTCTAGGTCTTCTGTGCCGGTATAGTCTACATCGTATTTTTTTGCGGTAACTTTAGCCGTAGCTGGCATTAGCTGCATTAGGCCACGTGCACCGACTGGGCTTCTAGCGGCCTGCATATAGCGACTTTCTTGACGAATGACACCGTAGATCCAGAAGCTAGGAATGTCGAGTAATTGAGCGTGGTAATCAATAATCGGATCGAATGCTAACGGGTAGCGTAAATGGATTAAGTCGTATCGTCTGCTCCAGCCAGCCGCTTGTGACGCCTTACTGTACCAACCCGATTCTAGTGCGAGTTCAGCGGCATCATGCTGAGTTTGGTCATCTTTTTTTCTAAGCCATAGGTTCCATTCAACTTGCGCTCGTTCTATTTCACCTAACTTGAATAACGCTAGGGCTCTCACCATCGCTGGCTCTTTTCTGACTCTATCGGCGTTGGCGTTTGGGTAAGGCGTATGGTTAGCCAGTTGGGTCGGCTGGTTTAATACCCCTGCAGCTAGGTAGCCATAGTAGCTGCGCTTCTTACTTAACTGATGCAGTGGGTTGGTCGTTTCATCAGCAACGCCACTGTGCAACATGGCATAACCTAACCAATACTCCCATTGATCTGAATGTTTAAGGGTATCTGACAGTTCAGAATACATTTGAATGACTGAAGAAAATTGCTTTTCGCTTAACGCAATTTGTAATCGCCAGTGTTGGACAGTTTCATCTGATCGGCTAGGGTCTGCAATCGTTAACCAATAGTGAGCCTCAGGCAAGCCTTGTTTTGCCATCGCTACCCCTAAGTATTTAGAGGCCTTTTTAATTTGGTCTGGTGAAAATTTAGGTGTTGACTTGACCAGCGTAAGCCAAAGGTTAGAAGCTGATTTCGGGTCTTTAAAAGCCATACGATTAACGGAGGCGAGGGCAAGCTCACGCATGGCTTCGCTATTAGGATTATAATTTTTGCTGATTATGCTTTTAGGGTTTTGATACACCTTTGCTAAGAAGGTGCCTTGTTCAAAGCTTTCAGCGGTTGGATATAATTTATTAAGATAGCGCAGCAGGCTTCCATTTCGTTGGTAAAAAGCTAATAACTGCCTTTGCCAAATTAAGTTTTCCTGATTAGGTTGCAGTGCAAGCCAAGACAATAAAAAAGGGTCACAATGGTCTGGACGTGATGTTCCGCTCATCCATAAGTTAGCAATTTCTTCTTGAGAAACTTTTTTGCCAAGAGTTTGTTGCGCTGCAAAATAGTGGCATTTTTGTTCGGCCGACGTAGCGCTCGCAAATTCGGAAAACGTGAGGCGTGCATCGTTTCTGCGAATGATTTCTTTTTGCCAAATGGGTTTTAGCAGCCAATAGGCGGCCTGATTATTTGGGTCACTGCGAAAATTCTTAATTTGTTTGTAACTTACGTTTTCAATGTTTTTTTCAAACCAAAGGCCTAATAAGTGCGGATATAAAGGGTCGTTTTTTAAGCGTGCTAATTCAGCCTTATTCAATTCGCCAGAGAATATTTTAGATTTTAACTCTTCATACGAGGCGTTTGAAAAGGCACTGAAAAGGACTGTTGAACAAAAAACAAACAAACGAATAATATTTAACATGATGACACAGCAAACTTAACCATAATATAGGTTAAGGCTAATCGGTTTAATGGAAAATACAAGCGCTTAATAAATTTAGCCTAACTTGAAGAGCTATCTCAAGTTAGGCTAAAAAATAGTAGCGTTGTTTATTTGCTACTGTTACGGAATCGCTCACCTAAAACTAGTAGGCAGGGCGTTAATACTAAGGTAAGAACGGTTGCGAACAACAAACCTCCAGCAATGGCGGTTGAAAGTTGAGTCCACCACTGCGCTGAAGGCGCACCAACTGAAATTTCTTTACCTAAAATATCAATGGTAAGCTGAAATACCATCGGAACCAGGCCTAAAATGGTTGTGGCGGTGGTCAGTAGAACCGGTCGTAAGCGTTGCGCACAGGTCATTAAAGCGGCTTGTGTTGGTTCTATGCCTTGTTTACGGATAACGTTAAAGGTATCAATCAACACAATGTTGTTATTAACAACAATTCCAGCCAATGCAATGATGCCTATGCCGCTCATCATAATTCCAAAGTTACTGCCCGTTAACACAATTCCCACTAATACTCCCACGGTAGAGAGGGCAACAGAAGATAAAATCAGTGCAGTTTGGAAAAAGCTATTAAATTGTGTAACTAGAATGATAATCATCATAAAGAACGCCACACCAAATGCTTTGCCCATAAAGGCGCCCATTTCCTCTTGTTCTTGTTGATCGCCAATAAACCTAAACGCGACATTTTCAGGAAAAGCACCAGAATCGTAGAGTGATTCTAGCTCAACGGCTAACTCGCTAATGACTGAAGCCACTTGATAGTCGGCTTTCACGTTCGCTTCTACATCTAGCGTGAGTTTTCCTTCAGTGCGAAAAAGATCACCTTGTTTATTTTGCGCTTTTCGCTCGATAAAATTGCTTATCGGTAATTGCTCGCCGCGCACGGTAATGGTTAGGTCATCAATCTTATCTAAATCGCGTCCGTTGAAAGGGTAGCGAGCTCTAATTTCAACCTCATCATCGGCATCACTCGGTCGGTAAGAGCCAATTTTTAAACCGTTGGTTATCATCTGAATAGACGAACCTACGGTTTGTAAATCGGTGCCAAAGCGGCTAGCGGCTTCACGATCAACATCGATTCGCCATTCTAAGCCATCCAATGGACGGTTATCTGAGACTTCTTTGATCTTCTCATTCGCCTGCATTTGATTAACTACCAAGTCAACGGCTTCATTCAACGCTTTTATGTCGTTTGAGAAGAATTGCAGTTGTATGTCAA from Reinekea marina includes the following:
- a CDS encoding DUF6436 domain-containing protein; this translates as MQPATSQNTYWFSAIGDGVKLNAKSSVSLTNSLTYRWTAVAIFVFALLVATAIWFQRTHVGWLIESVPEPITYLHSWQTAIDRNETLQHPAVIHHLPDHCLCTLLTIGHATNISRMAEQNGFSIAQVGTHHKGLGKSVELVIPKLSPTIAITDANGQIKYLGAYSEGVRCTNANSMVDSFLEGVSHLPRATIVGLDVKVCRCQLNP
- a CDS encoding chemotaxis protein, producing MKYIDYTEVHGLLLQLYGFFTRSLTMSDMLKNVDSRTNLVGQNRLELLMFRLNGRQVYAINVFKVQEVLTLPKLTLLPQRHPAVIGVVYLRGRSIPVIDLSAAIGLSPVRHGEESTIIVSEYNSTVQAFLVGEVDRIVNMNWDEIQPPPSGAGKYHYLTAITQLDKAIIEIIDVEKVLSEISPLKTELPEHIMGEDFVAKTQGREILMVDDSLTAHAQARATFESLGLKVHQAMDGIEGLDILRKLDSETNGPLHERLLMVVTDAEMPRMDGYRLTTEIRSDPSLKDLYVILHTSLSGAFNEAMVEKVGCNAFLSKFKAEELANAVKNRVNELD
- a CDS encoding MOSC domain-containing protein, with the translated sequence MVTSVIDELYIYPIKSLPGLSVDELNFGSLGVENDREFVLVNAQGRFISQRSHPALAAFHLSDNHSTWQVSSLNKNCIEIPKQSYTDKAMAISVWKDQATAYEVDPLISRWFSELLDETVHLVRFDELSSRKVEKGGFQGHFAFADGFPLLVCNSNSLSEINQNAPSDLSMQRFRPNIVLAMPENEEYKARSISFAKGGELKLVEPCVRCNIPAINPETTVFEKPIHEYLKAAINRGGKPVFGMNAIIHQLRTIRKGEQCIIE
- a CDS encoding lytic transglycosylase domain-containing protein produces the protein MLNIIRLFVFCSTVLFSAFSNASYEELKSKIFSGELNKAELARLKNDPLYPHLLGLWFEKNIENVSYKQIKNFRSDPNNQAAYWLLKPIWQKEIIRRNDARLTFSEFASATSAEQKCHYFAAQQTLGKKVSQEEIANLWMSGTSRPDHCDPFLLSWLALQPNQENLIWQRQLLAFYQRNGSLLRYLNKLYPTAESFEQGTFLAKVYQNPKSIISKNYNPNSEAMRELALASVNRMAFKDPKSASNLWLTLVKSTPKFSPDQIKKASKYLGVAMAKQGLPEAHYWLTIADPSRSDETVQHWRLQIALSEKQFSSVIQMYSELSDTLKHSDQWEYWLGYAMLHSGVADETTNPLHQLSKKRSYYGYLAAGVLNQPTQLANHTPYPNANADRVRKEPAMVRALALFKLGEIERAQVEWNLWLRKKDDQTQHDAAELALESGWYSKASQAAGWSRRYDLIHLRYPLAFDPIIDYHAQLLDIPSFWIYGVIRQESRYMQAARSPVGARGLMQLMPATAKVTAKKYDVDYTGTEDLDDPLTNIALGSHYLRELLSRFDHPVYATAAYNAGPSRVIAWKKRYSGDISIWIESIPFDETRNYVKSVLVYSQVYALHTGNVWQMNQWTQPNSGIAALQ